A region of Flavobacterium indicum GPTSA100-9 = DSM 17447 DNA encodes the following proteins:
- a CDS encoding rhodanese-like domain-containing protein has product MGILDKLGFGNKTNEIAEYTQKGAVIIDVRTYEEFASGHIKGSKNIPLQVIASKINDIKKLNKPVIACCRSGMRSAQATSILKQNGIDCINGGGWQSLESKL; this is encoded by the coding sequence ATGGGAATATTAGATAAATTAGGTTTTGGAAACAAAACCAACGAAATTGCTGAATACACTCAAAAAGGTGCAGTAATTATAGACGTAAGAACATACGAAGAATTTGCAAGTGGACACATTAAAGGTTCAAAAAACATTCCTCTACAAGTTATTGCTTCTAAAATAAATGATATTAAAAAATTAAACAAACCTGTCATTGCTTGTTGTCGTTCAGGAATGCGAAGCGCGCAAGCTACTTCAATTTTGAAACAAAACGGAATTGACTGTATTAATGGTGGCGGTTGGCAAAGTTTAGAAAGTAAATTATAA
- a CDS encoding OmpA family protein: protein MKKLLFLVFTFTSINLFGQKVLFHDTFDSDKNQWALNSNNLVTNVEKGVLVMKNNDSQNAKWELLTVITNPDEVDYDVEASIRVTQSLAENAAYGLVWSCYNDYSDYRVVNMTPNKQVQVYQYSGKEFYYTKKWEEASYINGKNKYNKIFVKKRANILEIFINDKLVVKTGDYAYGGSKSGFILDAGMTIEIDELKVVEYPKHIDVIEGYDPNLVIEKIESISSKEYDEVNPVVAADGNTIYVAKKASPDNLGGVNDDDIWYATKDAKGNWSALKNIGKPLNNSSYNFVISVSPDHNTMVLANTYNADGSSKGSGLSVSNRTSNGWEVPKEIVIKDYQNKNQFVGYFQSSDNKVLLMTVERDSGFGFKDVFVSFIQEDGTWSAPLNLGSTINTFEEETNPFLAADGKTLYFSSRGHGGYGGYDLFVSKRLDDSWTNWSKPKNLGDIINSPSSDLAYYVSAKGDKAYISRGGDIYVLDNKVKQDPVVLIKGKVYDNKTKQILSAKIEYNNLKTNKNAGTAISNPKDGSYSIVLPYGQKYSFMGNKEGYYAVTENIDLTNLKEYQEMEVDLYLSPIEKGEVIRLNNIFFDSGKYDLLPDSYAELDKLYNILMNNSKMKIEISGHTDAVGSDVDNMNLSNNRANAVMQYLLKKGVNGNRLTAKGYGETKFIAPNDTEKGKQKNRRVEFVIVEL, encoded by the coding sequence ATGAAAAAACTTTTATTTTTAGTATTCACTTTCACGTCAATTAATTTATTTGGACAAAAAGTGCTTTTCCATGATACTTTCGATTCGGATAAGAATCAATGGGCACTTAATAGTAACAATTTAGTTACCAATGTTGAGAAAGGAGTTTTAGTTATGAAAAATAATGATTCTCAAAATGCAAAATGGGAATTGTTAACTGTAATTACTAATCCAGATGAGGTTGATTATGATGTTGAAGCATCAATTAGAGTAACACAATCTCTTGCGGAAAATGCTGCTTATGGTTTAGTTTGGTCTTGCTATAATGATTACTCCGATTATCGAGTGGTTAATATGACCCCAAACAAACAGGTGCAAGTTTATCAGTATTCTGGGAAAGAATTTTATTATACTAAAAAGTGGGAAGAAGCTTCTTATATAAATGGAAAAAACAAGTATAATAAAATATTTGTAAAAAAACGCGCTAACATTTTAGAGATTTTTATTAATGATAAATTAGTAGTTAAAACGGGTGATTATGCGTATGGAGGATCAAAGTCGGGGTTCATTTTAGATGCAGGAATGACTATTGAAATTGACGAATTAAAAGTGGTTGAATATCCAAAACATATTGATGTAATTGAAGGGTACGATCCTAATTTAGTTATAGAAAAAATTGAATCTATTTCTTCAAAAGAATATGATGAAGTAAATCCAGTTGTTGCTGCAGATGGAAATACTATATATGTTGCCAAAAAAGCATCTCCAGATAATTTAGGAGGAGTTAATGATGATGATATATGGTATGCTACAAAAGATGCTAAAGGAAATTGGTCTGCTTTAAAAAACATAGGTAAACCTTTAAACAACAGTAGTTACAATTTTGTGATTTCAGTTTCACCAGATCATAATACAATGGTGTTAGCAAATACTTATAATGCAGATGGTTCTTCAAAAGGTTCAGGTTTGTCGGTTTCAAACAGAACAAGTAATGGTTGGGAAGTGCCCAAAGAGATTGTGATTAAAGATTATCAAAACAAAAATCAATTTGTAGGGTATTTTCAATCAAGTGATAATAAAGTTCTTTTAATGACAGTTGAAAGAGATTCTGGTTTTGGATTTAAAGATGTATTTGTTAGTTTTATTCAAGAGGATGGAACTTGGTCTGCACCATTAAATTTGGGAAGTACAATTAATACTTTTGAAGAAGAAACGAATCCTTTTTTAGCAGCAGATGGTAAAACATTGTACTTTTCTTCAAGAGGACATGGTGGTTATGGAGGATATGATTTATTTGTGTCGAAAAGATTAGATGATTCATGGACTAATTGGTCAAAACCCAAAAACTTAGGGGATATCATAAATTCCCCATCAAGTGATTTAGCGTATTATGTATCTGCAAAAGGTGATAAAGCCTATATTTCAAGAGGAGGAGATATTTATGTGTTAGATAATAAAGTGAAACAAGATCCGGTAGTGTTAATTAAAGGAAAAGTATACGATAATAAAACCAAGCAAATTTTAAGCGCCAAAATTGAATACAATAATTTGAAAACCAATAAAAATGCAGGTACAGCAATATCAAATCCTAAAGATGGAAGTTATTCAATTGTATTACCCTATGGACAAAAATACAGTTTCATGGGTAATAAAGAAGGGTATTATGCTGTAACTGAAAATATTGATTTAACAAATTTAAAAGAATATCAAGAAATGGAAGTGGATTTGTATTTAAGTCCAATAGAAAAAGGAGAAGTAATTCGTTTAAATAATATATTCTTTGATTCAGGGAAGTATGATTTATTACCGGATTCTTATGCTGAATTGGATAAATTATATAATATTTTAATGAATAATTCGAAAATGAAAATAGAAATTTCGGGACATACAGATGCAGTAGGATCGGATGTTGACAATATGAATTTATCTAATAACAGAGCAAATGCCGTTATGCAATATTTATTAAAAAAAGGAGTAAATGGTAATCGTCTAACAGCAAAAGGTTATGGAGAAACGAAGTTTATTGCACCTAATGATACTGAAAAAGGAAAACAAAAAAATAGAAGAGTAGAGTTTGTAATAGTAGAATTATAG
- a CDS encoding T9SS type B sorting domain-containing protein: MKFKLLLLILFFQISFAQQPVLDWAKSYGGTSQDRSNTIAVDPSNNVIVGGGFAGSVDFDPNSGTFTLTTPLSYDYDAFISKLDSNGNLVWAKKVGSSPGSDEIYSITVDHQGNIYALGNFRGTVDFDPNAGVYNLTEMGFGSGDMFLLKLNAAGDFVYAKQFGGNGVELGRSIALDSTGNIYFTGEVNSAMSGSTILTTDFDPGPGVTPVSSITGLNGDVFVCKLDSNGNLLWVKTMGGTGPDDAKSIAVDVNGNVYTTGIFRATADFDPSAVVYNLVNPNTNRWDVFVSKLDTNGNFVWAKSFGNPTQDDYAFGIKVDLFGNVYSTGNFNGNVDFDPGTGVANLNSLYDTTYISKLDVNGNYVWAKCFGGSSSGRAIALDAASNIYLTGYFNGTVDFDPNTGVANVSGLGGPLYTYICKLDANGIYQWAKGFGNSNNPNHTMSYAITTDATNHVYTTGNFYAIVDFDPCESVMNLTSNGQEDVFVQKLNQDTVGGPQFNSIAPICYGSTPPILPTTSLNGVIGTWNPSVVDTTTSGTYVFTPNAGQCVTQTTSLSVTVLPIVTTVFPSFSSVCSGTTPPLLPTTSSNGIVGTWTPSSISNTTSGTYVFTPNAGQCGTIYTLNITVVPSVVPQFNSIAPICAGDSLAALPTTSLNGITGTWSPALNNQQTTTYTFTPNSGFCATTQTLTITVNAVTPLFNSVSPICAGETLQSLPTTSINGIPGSWSPALNNLLTTTYTFTPNPGYCAPLVTMTIVVNQPTVPNFNPVNPVCQGATIASLPTTSLNGITGNWSPALNNQATTLYTFTPNPGQCATIQTLTIVVTNSITPQFQSISPVCSGTVLAPLPTVSLNGISGSWSPALNNQQTTTYTFTPTAGQCATSQSLTIQIIPPTVPVFNLVNPICIGDVLTPLPSTSLNGITGTWSPALNNQQTTLYTFTPNSGECATQQTMTIQVNSIVPQFVPIAPVCIDEIIPALPTVSLNGITGVWSPALNNQQTTTYTFTPDVGQCATSQNLTIEVKTFVELQVQIIQHSDFNLNQDLEVVVHPPGNYLFILDDEIVQQSNVFKNISSCTHQLKIQDLNGCSKSDVEMELFIFGYPPYFTPNGDGYNEYWNINCNDIVNAKITIFDRYGKLIKQFLSSELGWDGTYIGNELPSTDYWFTIDYNKNQEIKQFKGHFTLKR, from the coding sequence ATGAAATTTAAATTACTACTACTTATTCTATTTTTTCAGATATCATTTGCGCAACAACCGGTTTTAGATTGGGCAAAATCTTATGGTGGTACTTCTCAAGATAGATCCAATACTATTGCAGTCGATCCTTCTAACAATGTTATAGTTGGGGGTGGTTTTGCTGGTTCGGTGGATTTTGATCCTAACAGCGGAACTTTTACACTGACAACACCTCTTTCTTATGATTATGATGCTTTTATTTCAAAATTAGATTCAAATGGTAACTTAGTTTGGGCCAAAAAAGTGGGTTCAAGTCCGGGATCAGATGAAATTTATTCCATTACAGTAGATCATCAAGGGAATATATATGCGCTCGGAAATTTTAGAGGAACGGTTGATTTTGATCCGAATGCGGGTGTTTATAATTTAACAGAAATGGGATTTGGAAGTGGGGATATGTTTCTCTTGAAATTAAATGCAGCTGGTGATTTTGTATACGCTAAACAATTTGGAGGAAATGGAGTTGAGTTAGGAAGGAGTATTGCTCTAGATTCTACAGGAAATATTTATTTTACGGGCGAAGTAAATAGTGCCATGTCGGGTTCTACAATATTGACTACCGATTTTGATCCGGGACCTGGAGTAACACCTGTCTCTTCAATTACGGGTTTAAATGGGGATGTGTTTGTTTGTAAACTCGATAGTAATGGAAATTTACTTTGGGTAAAAACGATGGGAGGAACCGGGCCAGATGATGCCAAATCAATTGCTGTAGATGTTAATGGAAATGTATATACCACAGGGATTTTTAGAGCTACGGCCGACTTTGATCCAAGTGCAGTAGTATATAATTTAGTTAATCCGAACACGAACAGATGGGATGTATTTGTGTCCAAATTAGATACCAATGGTAATTTTGTATGGGCCAAAAGTTTTGGAAACCCAACTCAAGATGATTATGCCTTTGGAATAAAAGTTGATCTATTTGGAAATGTATATTCTACGGGAAATTTTAATGGTAATGTAGACTTCGATCCAGGTACTGGTGTTGCCAATTTAAATAGTTTATATGATACAACTTATATCAGTAAACTCGATGTAAATGGGAATTATGTTTGGGCTAAATGTTTTGGTGGGAGTTCGTCAGGAAGGGCCATTGCATTAGACGCTGCTTCAAATATTTATTTAACAGGTTATTTTAATGGAACGGTCGATTTTGATCCGAATACCGGTGTAGCTAATGTGAGTGGATTGGGAGGTCCATTGTATACCTACATCTGTAAATTGGATGCAAACGGGATATACCAATGGGCGAAAGGTTTTGGAAATTCAAACAATCCTAATCATACTATGAGTTATGCCATTACTACAGATGCCACAAATCATGTCTATACAACCGGTAATTTTTATGCTATTGTTGATTTTGATCCGTGTGAATCTGTAATGAATTTAACGTCTAATGGACAAGAAGATGTTTTTGTACAAAAGTTAAATCAGGATACTGTAGGCGGACCACAATTTAATTCTATCGCACCAATCTGTTATGGAAGTACACCTCCTATATTGCCAACGACTTCATTAAATGGTGTTATAGGAACTTGGAATCCGAGTGTTGTAGATACTACAACTTCAGGAACCTATGTTTTTACACCAAATGCGGGTCAGTGTGTAACACAGACCACCAGTTTATCTGTTACGGTTTTACCTATTGTTACAACTGTTTTTCCCTCTTTTTCATCCGTTTGTTCTGGAACTACACCGCCGTTATTGCCAACAACATCTTCAAATGGAATAGTAGGAACATGGACGCCTAGTTCCATTTCAAATACAACTTCAGGAACCTATGTTTTTACCCCTAATGCAGGCCAATGCGGTACCATTTATACTTTAAACATTACAGTTGTGCCAAGTGTTGTTCCGCAATTTAATTCCATCGCGCCCATTTGTGCGGGAGATAGTTTAGCGGCACTTCCAACAACATCCTTAAACGGAATTACAGGAACTTGGAGTCCAGCTTTAAATAATCAACAAACAACAACTTATACATTTACACCTAATTCGGGTTTTTGTGCTACAACACAAACGCTAACAATAACAGTAAATGCTGTTACCCCTTTGTTTAATTCAGTAAGTCCAATTTGTGCAGGTGAAACACTACAATCATTACCAACTACTTCAATAAATGGAATTCCAGGAAGTTGGAGTCCAGCCTTAAATAATTTACTAACAACTACATACACGTTTACACCCAATCCGGGCTATTGTGCACCTCTTGTAACAATGACAATTGTGGTAAATCAGCCTACAGTGCCTAATTTTAATCCGGTTAATCCAGTTTGTCAAGGAGCAACAATAGCCTCATTGCCAACTACTTCTTTAAATGGTATTACCGGAAATTGGTCACCCGCATTAAATAATCAAGCGACCACACTCTATACATTTACACCAAATCCCGGACAATGTGCCACTATTCAAACACTTACAATTGTAGTGACAAATTCTATTACTCCTCAATTTCAAAGTATTAGTCCTGTTTGTTCTGGTACTGTCTTAGCGCCTTTGCCTACAGTATCACTTAATGGAATTTCAGGGAGTTGGAGTCCTGCGTTAAATAATCAACAAACAACAACCTATACTTTTACGCCCACTGCTGGGCAATGTGCTACGAGTCAGAGTTTAACAATACAAATTATACCACCTACAGTACCTGTTTTTAATCTGGTTAATCCTATTTGTATTGGAGATGTTTTAACGCCTTTACCATCAACTTCGTTAAATGGAATTACAGGAACTTGGAGTCCGGCTTTGAACAATCAACAAACGACTTTGTATACATTTACACCAAATTCAGGGGAGTGTGCTACACAGCAAACGATGACCATTCAAGTGAATTCTATAGTTCCACAATTTGTTCCAATAGCACCTGTTTGTATTGATGAAATTATTCCTGCTTTGCCAACAGTTTCTTTAAATGGAATCACAGGCGTTTGGAGTCCGGCACTAAATAATCAACAAACAACAACCTATACGTTTACACCCGATGTAGGTCAATGTGCTACGAGTCAAAATTTAACAATTGAAGTCAAAACATTTGTGGAATTACAAGTTCAAATTATTCAACATTCAGATTTTAATTTAAATCAGGATTTAGAGGTAGTGGTACATCCACCAGGAAACTATCTGTTTATTTTAGATGATGAAATTGTACAACAATCAAATGTGTTTAAAAACATTAGTTCATGTACACATCAATTAAAGATTCAAGATTTAAATGGATGTTCAAAATCAGACGTGGAGATGGAATTGTTTATTTTTGGATACCCACCTTATTTTACACCCAATGGAGATGGATATAATGAGTACTGGAATATAAATTGTAATGATATTGTTAATGCAAAAATCACCATTTTTGATCGGTATGGCAAGTTGATTAAGCAATTTTTGTCTTCAGAATTGGGTTGGGATGGTACCTATATCGGCAACGAATTGCCTTCAACGGATTATTGGTTTACAATTGATTATAATAAAAATCAAGAAATAAAACAGTTTAAAGGACATTTTACCCTTAAAAGGTAA
- a CDS encoding response regulator, whose protein sequence is MMIKIAIVDDNTFLQKAIQDKLSFFDAIEVKFKAVEGLDLLAKLDKNHNVDLILMDIDMPKMNGIEATEKVKAKYPQIKIIMLTVIDNDENIFKSIKAGADGYFLKEVNPQELYNGIIETLNGGAAMTPSIALKTLKLLREPVSFESQEPCENIQLSTREIEVLEQLSKGLKYNAIADNLFLSVGTIRKHVENIYTKLQVHNKLEAIQKAKNNKLI, encoded by the coding sequence ATTATGATTAAAATTGCCATAGTTGATGATAACACTTTTTTACAGAAAGCCATTCAGGATAAATTGTCTTTTTTTGATGCTATAGAAGTAAAATTTAAAGCGGTTGAAGGGTTAGATTTATTAGCAAAATTAGATAAAAATCATAATGTTGATTTAATTTTAATGGATATTGATATGCCAAAAATGAATGGTATTGAAGCAACAGAAAAAGTAAAAGCAAAATATCCGCAGATCAAAATTATTATGTTGACCGTAATTGATAATGATGAAAATATTTTTAAGTCAATTAAAGCTGGTGCAGATGGCTATTTTTTAAAAGAAGTCAATCCTCAAGAATTATACAATGGTATTATAGAAACCTTAAACGGTGGAGCTGCTATGACTCCGTCAATTGCTTTAAAAACGCTTAAATTATTAAGAGAACCAGTTTCTTTTGAAAGTCAAGAACCTTGTGAAAATATCCAATTATCAACAAGAGAAATAGAAGTGCTAGAGCAATTAAGTAAGGGGTTAAAATACAATGCAATAGCTGATAATTTATTCTTATCTGTTGGAACCATTAGAAAACATGTAGAAAATATTTATACGAAACTTCAAGTTCATAACAAACTAGAAGCCATTCAAAAAGCTAAAAATAATAAACTAATCTAA
- a CDS encoding tetratricopeptide repeat-containing sensor histidine kinase, with the protein MKNKWLFILLFVLWKNNTFSQSVAFIDSIYKLPFATKQKEKNTLIPILLQNAKKCKEKNLNLREALCYSDLSWCYYFNGNFDENIKYSLQAIKLFEKLKHTEFLAREYGELGFRMSKRHPVKGLYYMQKGMKISKSNHHIQPLLSIYNNYGTLKKNEKQIDSALLYFKKCLQLKQQIKDKAGIPYSLNNIAEIKIEQRKFKEAKELIHQAFKLRLELNDYYGISDSYAYFGDLYLAEGKYELAIKNFKSSVAIADKYGFNNLQRHGYLMLSQCFEKLNNSTEAFLNYKKHIQFKDSILNKESNDKIAELEVKFETKEKEKLLLEKEIEVQDSRMKLIVSFSLIGLVLLLAFFIYRQQKLKLKQQQQEFELKNAIAEIETQNKLHEQRLAISRDLHDNIGAQLTFIISSVDNLKFGFPSIEQKVQNRLLAISDFTKMTIVELRDTVWAMNANEFSFEDLRGRIYNFIDKAKSTKEEIQFKFSMEESTKQFKFSSLVGINIYRTIQEAINNAVKYAHCSEISVDVKTTESKLKIQIKDNGIGFNLDEIELGNGLHNMKKRIEDIGGALQINSAENRGTEILIILKIEDYD; encoded by the coding sequence ATGAAGAATAAATGGTTATTTATACTTTTATTTGTACTTTGGAAAAATAACACTTTTTCTCAAAGTGTTGCATTTATTGATTCCATTTATAAACTGCCTTTTGCTACAAAACAAAAGGAAAAAAACACGCTTATTCCAATTTTACTTCAAAATGCCAAAAAATGTAAAGAAAAAAATCTCAATTTACGTGAGGCTTTGTGTTATAGTGATTTAAGCTGGTGTTATTATTTTAATGGAAATTTTGATGAAAACATAAAATACAGTTTACAAGCAATTAAGTTATTTGAAAAACTAAAGCATACCGAGTTTTTAGCTAGAGAATACGGAGAATTAGGTTTTAGAATGAGTAAAAGACATCCTGTAAAAGGCTTGTATTACATGCAAAAAGGAATGAAAATTTCGAAAAGTAATCATCATATTCAACCTTTGTTATCTATATATAACAACTACGGTACATTAAAGAAAAATGAAAAACAAATTGACAGTGCCTTGTTATATTTTAAAAAATGTTTGCAATTAAAACAACAAATTAAAGACAAAGCTGGTATTCCTTATAGCTTAAATAATATAGCTGAAATTAAAATTGAACAAAGAAAATTTAAAGAAGCAAAAGAATTAATTCACCAGGCATTTAAACTGAGGTTAGAATTGAATGATTATTATGGTATAAGTGATAGTTATGCCTATTTTGGCGATTTGTATCTAGCAGAAGGAAAATACGAATTGGCTATAAAAAATTTTAAATCTTCGGTTGCCATTGCAGATAAATACGGTTTCAATAATTTACAAAGACATGGTTATTTAATGCTTTCTCAATGTTTTGAGAAATTGAATAATTCTACTGAAGCATTTTTAAATTATAAAAAGCATATTCAATTTAAAGACAGTATTTTAAATAAAGAAAGTAATGATAAAATTGCAGAATTAGAAGTAAAATTTGAAACAAAAGAAAAAGAAAAATTATTACTTGAAAAAGAAATTGAAGTTCAAGACTCTAGAATGAAACTAATTGTTTCTTTTAGTTTGATTGGATTGGTTTTACTACTAGCATTTTTTATTTATCGTCAACAAAAATTAAAATTAAAACAACAACAACAAGAGTTTGAACTCAAAAATGCTATTGCTGAAATTGAAACTCAAAATAAATTGCACGAACAGCGTTTGGCTATTTCAAGAGATTTACATGATAATATTGGTGCACAATTGACCTTTATAATTTCATCGGTTGATAATTTAAAATTTGGTTTTCCATCGATAGAACAAAAAGTACAAAATCGTTTGCTTGCGATAAGTGATTTTACAAAAATGACCATCGTAGAATTGCGAGACACTGTTTGGGCAATGAATGCTAATGAATTTTCATTTGAAGATTTGAGAGGTCGTATTTATAATTTTATTGACAAAGCCAAATCTACAAAAGAAGAAATTCAATTTAAATTCTCAATGGAAGAGAGTACAAAACAATTTAAGTTTTCTTCCTTAGTAGGAATTAATATTTATAGAACCATTCAAGAAGCTATTAATAATGCTGTTAAATATGCGCATTGTTCGGAAATTTCAGTTGACGTTAAAACAACAGAATCAAAATTAAAAATTCAAATTAAGGACAATGGAATAGGATTTAATCTTGATGAAATTGAACTAGGAAATGGATTGCATAATATGAAAAAACGTATTGAAGATATTGGTGGAGCATTGCAAATTAACTCGGCAGAAAATAGAGGAACAGAAATTTTAATAATTTTAAAAATAGAAGATTATGATTAA
- a CDS encoding tetratricopeptide repeat-containing sensor histidine kinase: MQKHTLLLVFLLLVTNSWSQDLKKILIKAYTSSDSSDYYFQVAKKIIKTPADEGEFYFCKNARHVDYGSSDSAVYYGKIAIDKLKKVNNFNSLFTVYNNLSKVYNKRGKYDEAIKIVFEGLRLAEHEKKENWIAFFNNTLSLNYHDFENYQLGVLHGKKALKYHLGKKNPDIASLYSTLNAIAINYDDWNKPNEALHYHKMVFNYIKGKDTLTISSTYNNIGNTLLKQKKYVEAEKWINRAVKIVEYNARESKDESYYYEQATHYTNLATIASELNEIERAEKLFKQAEFFSRKSNNAEKLRDYYFQKLQFSKKRNNLSETIKDQDNYIKLRDSVYKIESAQAIAEVEAKYENEKKAKALLLAKNKLIEEEIAHGQKTILLYGISLFALFSIIIGFLIYRQQKLKNTQQKQEFELKNAIAEIELQNKLHEQRLAISRDLHDNIGAQLTFIISSIDNLKFGFPNLEQRISSRLSVISNFTQMTIVELRDTIWAMNVNQISFSNLSSRIYNFIEKAKSVKENIQFSFIIPEHLIQKKFSSLVGINLYRTIQEGINNAIKYANADEIAVEVKEFKDFISIEIKDNGIGFNLDQVELGNGLINMQKRIEEIGGNYSLHSTLGNGTTIQIHLKNEE, encoded by the coding sequence ATGCAAAAACACACACTTCTACTTGTATTCCTATTACTCGTTACAAATAGTTGGTCTCAGGATTTGAAAAAAATCTTAATTAAGGCCTATACTTCTTCGGATTCTTCAGATTATTATTTTCAAGTAGCAAAAAAAATAATTAAAACACCAGCAGACGAAGGGGAATTTTATTTTTGTAAAAATGCCCGTCATGTGGATTATGGTTCTTCAGATAGTGCCGTTTATTATGGGAAAATAGCAATAGATAAGCTAAAAAAAGTAAATAATTTCAATAGCCTATTTACGGTTTATAATAATCTTTCAAAGGTTTATAACAAAAGAGGTAAATACGATGAAGCTATTAAAATAGTGTTTGAAGGATTACGATTGGCTGAACATGAAAAAAAAGAGAATTGGATTGCTTTTTTCAATAATACATTGTCGCTTAATTATCATGATTTTGAAAATTATCAACTAGGTGTTTTGCATGGAAAAAAAGCATTAAAATATCATTTAGGGAAAAAAAATCCAGACATTGCTTCTTTGTATTCAACACTAAATGCCATTGCCATTAATTACGATGATTGGAATAAGCCTAATGAAGCGTTACATTACCATAAAATGGTGTTTAATTATATCAAGGGAAAAGATACATTGACAATTTCTAGTACTTATAACAATATTGGGAATACTTTATTAAAACAAAAGAAATATGTTGAAGCAGAAAAATGGATAAATAGAGCAGTTAAAATTGTTGAATACAATGCACGAGAAAGTAAAGACGAAAGTTATTATTATGAACAAGCTACACACTATACTAATTTAGCCACTATTGCTTCTGAATTAAATGAAATTGAAAGAGCTGAAAAATTATTTAAACAGGCTGAATTTTTTTCAAGAAAATCCAATAATGCAGAAAAATTAAGAGACTACTATTTTCAAAAATTACAATTTAGTAAAAAAAGAAATAATCTTTCAGAAACTATTAAAGATCAAGATAATTATATCAAGTTAAGAGATTCGGTTTATAAAATTGAATCGGCTCAAGCCATAGCAGAAGTTGAAGCCAAGTATGAAAATGAAAAAAAAGCCAAAGCATTGTTATTGGCTAAAAATAAATTAATTGAAGAAGAAATAGCACATGGGCAAAAAACAATCTTATTGTATGGAATATCCTTGTTTGCTTTATTTAGTATAATTATTGGGTTTTTAATTTACAGACAACAAAAATTAAAAAACACTCAACAAAAACAAGAATTTGAATTAAAAAATGCCATAGCAGAAATTGAATTACAAAATAAATTGCATGAACAGCGTTTGGCTATTTCTAGAGATTTGCATGATAATATTGGGGCACAATTAACTTTTATTATTTCTTCAATTGATAATTTAAAATTTGGATTTCCAAATTTAGAACAAAGAATATCAAGCCGATTAAGTGTGATTAGCAATTTTACTCAAATGACAATTGTAGAGCTAAGAGACACAATATGGGCTATGAATGTAAATCAAATTTCATTTTCAAATTTAAGTTCTAGAATTTATAATTTTATTGAGAAAGCAAAATCGGTTAAAGAAAATATTCAGTTTTCATTTATTATTCCAGAACATTTAATTCAAAAAAAATTTTCATCTTTGGTTGGTATCAATTTGTATAGAACTATTCAGGAAGGGATTAATAATGCTATTAAATATGCAAATGCCGATGAAATTGCAGTGGAAGTAAAAGAATTTAAGGATTTCATTTCCATTGAAATTAAAGACAACGGAATAGGATTTAATTTAGATCAAGTAGAGTTGGGCAACGGCTTAATAAATATGCAAAAAAGAATAGAAGAAATAGGAGGAAATTATAGTTTGCATTCAACATTAGGGAATGGAACAACAATACAAATTCATTTGAAAAATGAAGAATAA
- a CDS encoding DUF4230 domain-containing protein encodes MSLLNNLQRLFLQNKLVSWLIQGFLIFVVGFFIYKFFIKNDENTTTIEYDTALIQQQIKNVGKLVVTEGHFSEVMTYKDHKKYLGDWLSFEKKAIVVINADVTVGFDLSQVKFEVDSIHKILKISNLPKEEIKISPDYKYYNIDESTFNEFEGQDYNKINKIARANLTKKINASSLKTDAKKRLKEELYKLYSFVEILKWKVEIEGETINTKQDFQKFLN; translated from the coding sequence ATGTCTTTACTTAATAATTTACAACGGTTGTTTCTTCAAAACAAATTAGTTTCTTGGTTAATTCAAGGCTTTTTAATTTTTGTTGTTGGCTTTTTTATTTATAAATTTTTTATAAAAAATGATGAAAACACAACTACAATTGAATATGATACGGCTTTAATACAACAACAAATAAAAAATGTTGGAAAATTAGTAGTTACTGAAGGACATTTTTCTGAAGTGATGACTTATAAAGATCATAAAAAATATCTTGGCGATTGGTTGTCGTTTGAAAAAAAAGCGATTGTAGTAATTAATGCTGATGTTACCGTTGGCTTTGATTTAAGTCAAGTGAAATTTGAGGTGGATTCTATTCATAAAATCTTAAAAATATCGAATCTCCCAAAAGAAGAAATAAAAATTAGTCCGGATTATAAATACTATAATATTGATGAAAGTACGTTCAATGAGTTTGAAGGACAAGATTATAATAAAATTAATAAAATTGCTCGAGCCAATTTGACTAAAAAAATTAATGCTTCTTCATTGAAAACAGATGCTAAGAAAAGATTGAAAGAAGAGTTGTATAAATTGTATTCTTTTGTTGAAATATTAAAATGGAAAGTCGAAATTGAGGGAGAAACCATCAATACTAAACAAGATTTTCAGAAATTTTTAAATTAA